GATACCGACATTCGCCGCTTTGCCGATCTGCAAACTGCACTGGCCAAACGTCTGGATCACTTTGCGGCGCACGGCTGTAAAGTTTCCGACCATGCGCTGGATGTTGTGCTGTTCGCCGAAGCCAGCGAAGCAGAGCTGGATAGCATCCTGGCCCGCCGCCTGGCTGGTGAAAGCCTGAATGAAAAAGAGATCGCGCAGTTCAAAACCGCAGTACTGGTCTGGCTGGGTGCGGAATACGCGCGTCGCGGTTGGGTGCAGCAGTACCACATTGGCGCGCTGCGTAACAACAACCTGCGCCAGTTCAAACTGCTGGGGCCGGATGTTGGCTTTGACTCCATCAATGACCGTCCGCTGGCAGAAGAGCTCTCCAGACTGCTGAGCAAGCAGAATGAAGAAAACCTGCTGCCGAAAACCATCCTCTACTGCCTGAACCCGCGCGACAACGAAGTGCTGGGCACCATGGTCGGTAACTTCCAGGGTGAAGGTATGCCGGGCAAAATGCAGTTCGGCTCCGGCTGGTGGTTTAACGACCAGAAAGATGGCATGGAACGTCAGATGACCCAGCTTGCGCAGCTCGGCCTGCTGAGCCGTTTCGTCGGCATGTTGACCGACAGCCGCAGCTTCCTGTCTTACACCCGTCACGAGTATTTCCGCCGCATTCTGTGCCAGATGATTGGCCGCTGGGTGGAAGCAGGCGAAGCGCCGGCAGATATCCAGCTGCTGGGCGAGATGGTGAAAAATATCTGCTTTAACAATGCGCGTGATTACTTCGCAATTGAACTGAACTAAGGCCGTTTGAGGTTGATATGCAATACATCAAGATCCATTCGCTGGATAACGTTGCGGTAGCACTGGCGGATCTCGCCGAAGGGACGGAAGTCGTTGTCGACAACCAGACCGTTCGGCTGCGCCAGGCAGTGGTGCGCGGGCATAAGTTTGCTCTGCAACCCATTGCCGAAGGTGAAAATGTTGTCAAGTATGGTCTGCCAATTGGTCATGCGACATCAGATATCGCGCCGGGCGAGCACATTCATTCCCATAACGCGCGTACCAATCTGAGCGATCTGGACGAGTATAGCTATCAACCTGATTTTCAGGATGAAGGCGCACAGGCGGTGGATCGGGACATTCAGATCTACCGTCGCGCAAAGGGTGAAGTCGGGATCCGCAACGAACTGTGGATCCTGCCGACCGTGGGCTGTGTTAACGGCATCGCCCGCCAGATCCAGAACCGTTTCCTGAAAGAGACCCAGGATGCCGAAGGTATCGACGGCGTTTACCTGTTCAGCCACACCTATGGTTGTTCCCAGTTGGGCGACGACCACATCAACACCCGCACCATGCTGCAAAACATGGTGCGTCACCCTAACGCCGGAGCGGTGCTGGTAATTGGTCTGGGTTGTGAAAACAACCAGGTCGATGCCTTCCGCGAGACACTGGGTGAGTTCGACCCGGAACGCGTTCACTTTATGATTTGCCAACACCAGGACGACGAAGTGGAAGCCGGGCTTGAACATTTGCATGAGCTCTATCAGGCGATGCGTAACGACAAACGCGAGCC
Above is a genomic segment from Kosakonia radicincitans DSM 16656 containing:
- the uxaC gene encoding glucuronate isomerase, which produces MTPFMTEDFLLDTEFARRLYHDYAKDQPIFDYHCHLPPQQIAENYRFKNLYDIWLKGDHYKWRAMRTNGVPERLCTGDASDREKFDAWAATVPHTIGNPLYHWTHLELRRPFGITGKLFSPATADEIWEQGNALLAQDKFSARGIMQQMNVKMVGTTDDPIDSLEHHASVAKDKTFNVKVLPSWRPDKAFNIEQATFNDYMAKLGEVSDTDIRRFADLQTALAKRLDHFAAHGCKVSDHALDVVLFAEASEAELDSILARRLAGESLNEKEIAQFKTAVLVWLGAEYARRGWVQQYHIGALRNNNLRQFKLLGPDVGFDSINDRPLAEELSRLLSKQNEENLLPKTILYCLNPRDNEVLGTMVGNFQGEGMPGKMQFGSGWWFNDQKDGMERQMTQLAQLGLLSRFVGMLTDSRSFLSYTRHEYFRRILCQMIGRWVEAGEAPADIQLLGEMVKNICFNNARDYFAIELN
- a CDS encoding UxaA family hydrolase; this encodes MQYIKIHSLDNVAVALADLAEGTEVVVDNQTVRLRQAVVRGHKFALQPIAEGENVVKYGLPIGHATSDIAPGEHIHSHNARTNLSDLDEYSYQPDFQDEGAQAVDRDIQIYRRAKGEVGIRNELWILPTVGCVNGIARQIQNRFLKETQDAEGIDGVYLFSHTYGCSQLGDDHINTRTMLQNMVRHPNAGAVLVIGLGCENNQVDAFRETLGEFDPERVHFMICQHQDDEVEAGLEHLHELYQAMRNDKREPGKLSELKFGLECGGSDGLSGITANPMLGRFSDYVIGNGGTTVLTEVPEMFGAERILMSHCRDESTFEKTVTMVNDFKQYFIAHNQPIYENPSPGNKAGGITTLEEKSLGCTQKAGASQVVDVLRYGERLKTHGLNLLSAPGNDAVATSALAGAGCHMVLFSTGRGTPYGGFVPTVKIATNSELAGKKKHWIDFDAGQLIHGKAMPQLLNEFVDVIVDIANGKQTCNEKNDFRELAIFKSGVTL